One stretch of Amycolatopsis sp. NBC_00345 DNA includes these proteins:
- a CDS encoding enoyl-CoA hydratase family protein has product MADELVHYDVVGGTATITLDSPHNRNALSAQLRRELSASLEKAREDDAVRVVLLTHTGPVFCAGMDLKEARGAGAGDQGVNEFPKILDQLWTSPKPVVSRLAGPARAGGIGMVAACDIAVAVPEATFAFSEVRIGVVPAVISLTVLPRLNPRAAHELFLTGEVFDARRAVEIGLLNAAVPAEDLDAKVASYLKSLTLGGPKALAATKTLLSRPRPATPGEGFAAMNELSAGFFASEEGQEGILAFAQKRKPNWVPADD; this is encoded by the coding sequence ATGGCTGACGAACTGGTGCACTACGACGTGGTGGGCGGCACCGCCACGATCACCCTCGACTCCCCGCACAACCGCAACGCGCTGTCCGCGCAGCTGCGCCGCGAGCTCAGCGCCTCACTGGAGAAGGCCCGCGAGGACGACGCCGTGCGCGTGGTGCTGCTGACCCACACCGGCCCGGTCTTCTGCGCGGGCATGGACCTCAAGGAGGCCCGCGGCGCGGGTGCGGGCGACCAGGGCGTCAACGAGTTCCCGAAGATCCTGGACCAGCTGTGGACCAGCCCGAAGCCGGTCGTCTCGCGCCTGGCCGGCCCGGCCCGCGCGGGCGGCATCGGCATGGTCGCCGCGTGCGACATCGCCGTCGCCGTCCCCGAGGCGACGTTCGCCTTCTCGGAGGTGCGGATCGGCGTGGTCCCGGCCGTCATCTCGCTGACCGTGCTGCCGCGCCTGAACCCGCGCGCCGCCCACGAGCTGTTCCTCACCGGCGAGGTCTTCGACGCCCGCCGCGCGGTGGAGATCGGCCTGCTCAACGCCGCCGTCCCCGCCGAGGACCTGGACGCGAAGGTGGCGTCCTACCTGAAGTCCCTCACCCTGGGCGGCCCGAAAGCACTGGCAGCCACCAAAACCCTGCTCAGCCGCCCCCGCCCGGCCACCCCCGGCGAGGGCTTCGCCGCGATGAACGAGCTGTCCGCGGGCTTCTTCGCCAGCGAAGAAGGACAGGAAGGAATCCTGGCCTTCGCCCAGAAACGCAAGCCGAACTGGGTCCCGGCCGACGACTGA
- a CDS encoding DUF3558 domain-containing protein: protein MRTLLSRPRRKGALTALAMVTAVSLAACSGGGGSGGNGSSSATSAPDGSSSSVDPSLKVPAPLPTQSLLSNPCSVLTDSELHDVGLAAPGKVSQGSPPLCGWSSYDTAQNGVNAGAVPQNKGGISDIYDQKAKQAYFEPVTVNGYPGVFADTQDGRPSGSCTLWIGITDQLAYSVITSIGTGPNKSNPCASAQKIGEAVITHLKGAA from the coding sequence GTGCGCACGCTCCTCTCCCGCCCTCGCCGCAAAGGCGCCCTGACGGCGCTGGCGATGGTCACCGCAGTGTCGCTCGCTGCTTGCAGCGGTGGAGGTGGATCGGGTGGCAACGGCTCATCCTCGGCGACATCGGCGCCGGATGGGTCTTCGTCGTCGGTGGATCCGTCGCTGAAGGTGCCTGCTCCGCTGCCGACGCAGAGCCTGTTGAGTAACCCGTGCAGCGTGTTGACCGATTCTGAGCTTCACGATGTCGGCTTGGCCGCCCCGGGCAAGGTCTCGCAAGGGTCCCCGCCGTTGTGCGGCTGGAGCTCCTACGACACCGCGCAGAATGGGGTGAACGCTGGGGCGGTCCCGCAGAATAAGGGCGGCATCAGCGACATCTACGACCAGAAAGCAAAGCAGGCCTACTTTGAGCCTGTCACGGTGAACGGCTACCCCGGGGTCTTCGCCGACACCCAGGACGGCCGTCCGTCTGGAAGTTGCACGCTGTGGATCGGGATCACAGACCAGCTCGCATATTCTGTGATCACCAGTATCGGCACCGGGCCGAACAAGTCCAACCCATGCGCCAGCGCGCAGAAGATCGGCGAAGCGGTCATCACTCACCTGAAGGGCGCTGCCTGA
- a CDS encoding trypsin-like serine protease: MRAAAYRASLRALDTIPSLQDTPAETPWMASIQYDAPKHRRFGWHNACGVLIAPRMLLTCAHPFSQTALLAGAPPINERTYHPRLGGAGLNEGPAFAIIETHIHPGFDPGTAAHDLAVSVLAPRTTAPPIHCDLAPAQTGDQVVALGWSRGCDGHGHLIRAHTTLIDSRVGGGGPGTLCAANLPRPDDLCVGFGGPVIRLNPAGELRLRGIISHGAHGIDINEAGPPAMIIDTLAETEFIRRTIHDHHAP; this comes from the coding sequence ATGCGCGCCGCGGCCTACCGCGCCAGTCTCCGCGCGCTGGACACAATCCCGTCGCTCCAGGACACCCCGGCCGAGACACCGTGGATGGCCAGCATTCAGTACGACGCCCCGAAACATCGGCGCTTCGGCTGGCACAACGCCTGCGGTGTCCTCATCGCACCCCGGATGCTGCTCACCTGCGCTCACCCGTTCAGCCAGACCGCCCTACTGGCGGGCGCGCCGCCGATCAACGAGCGCACGTACCACCCGCGCCTCGGCGGCGCCGGTCTCAACGAGGGTCCAGCCTTCGCCATCATCGAGACCCACATCCATCCCGGGTTCGATCCGGGCACCGCGGCGCACGACCTGGCCGTCTCCGTACTCGCCCCACGCACCACTGCCCCGCCGATCCACTGTGATCTGGCTCCCGCCCAGACCGGCGATCAGGTCGTGGCTCTGGGCTGGTCTCGCGGATGCGACGGGCACGGCCACCTCATCCGCGCCCACACCACCCTCATCGACTCCAGGGTTGGCGGTGGTGGGCCCGGGACCCTTTGCGCGGCCAACCTTCCCCGCCCGGACGACCTGTGTGTCGGCTTCGGCGGCCCCGTGATCCGCCTCAACCCGGCCGGCGAGCTGCGCCTGCGCGGCATCATCAGCCACGGCGCGCACGGCATCGACATCAACGAAGCCGGGCCACCGGCCATGATCATCGACACCCTCGCCGAAACCGAGTTCATCCGCCGCACCATCCACGACCACCATGCACCCTGA